The genomic segment TTCGGCGGCCTATTCAGCCATGTCCCGTGCAGTCAATCCTTTCGGCGATGGCCAGGCCAGCAGCAGAATCCTGGATCTCTCCTGTAAGCATCTCGGTGTCTGAAGCTGGATCTGATGCCGGATTCAGCGCAGATGGCCATTACCGCTGGTGGCTTCGTCGGAGCTGGCCTGGCGGACATGGAACATTGCTGTTCATCGGTCTCAATCCCTCCGCTGCCGATGATCGAAGAGACGACCCGACCCTGCGACGACTGATCGGTTTCGGCCGCGGCTGGGGGTACAGCGCGCTGGTGGTGCTCAATCTGTTCGCACGAATTTCAGCCTCTCCTGCTGTTCTGAGACGTGTTCAGGACCCGATCGGAGCAGCCAACGATCTCGAGCTGAAAGGCTGGTGCGGCCGCTGGGCGAGCCAGGCGTCGATCGACCTCTGGTGCGGCTGGGGGGGATCCGGCTCCTGCCGGGGCCGCGATCAAGAGGTGTTGGCATGGCTGGACCTGCTCCGCAGGGAACGCCAACGCCGTTGCCCCGCTGCCTCCTCACCGCTCTGCATCGGCCTGACAAGGTCGGGTCAGCCACGACATCCCCTCTATGCACCGGCTGACCGGACGCTTCGCCCCTTCATTTGGGCAGGAGCCGAATCGATCGGCCATCCTGAGGGAACCCCACAGGCTCTCCTTCAACGCTGATGCCACGCACACCACGCCGCTATGCGGTGCATCTTCACCTTGTCGGGGGGCAGACCGAGCAGGTTCATTTCCCGAAGCTGGAGATGTTTCAGGAGTGGTACCAGGGCATCGTCAACGCTGAGGGACAAGGGGGCTTTGTGAATGTGCCGATCAGCGATCTCGAGGGTGAGTACCTGGTTGTTCGTCCTGAGGCGGTGATCGGCGTGCGCGTGGAACCTCAGTTCTCATCCGTCGATGACGCCTGAGCGGCTGGGTCTGCTCTGGGGTGTGACCGTCTTCGCCGGGGCATCCGCTCGGCTGTTGGCGGCGGTCTCGAGCCTGCCGGGGGTTGTCCTGCTGCTGTTGTCCGGGCTCCTGATCGGCCGTTCAGGGCTTGGGCTGGTCGAACCCCTGGACCTTGGCTCCGGTCTCGGCACGGTGGTGGGGCTGCTGGTCAGTCTGGTTCTGTTCGATGGCGGGCTGAACCTTCGCCTTCCGGGAGACACGATCAAAACCACGGTTCAGCGCATCGCCATCCTGCGCCTGTTGATCTCACTTGGTGCAGGACTGCTGGCCGCTCACTGGTTGGCCGGCCTGAACTGGTCAGTCGCCGCGGTTTACAGCGCCATCGTGCTGGCCACGGGGCCAACCGTGGTCACTCCCCTCGTCCGACAGATCCGGCTGGCTCCCCCGTTGGGTGATGTGCTCGAGGCCGAAGGGTTGGTCCTGGAGCCCGTG from the Synechococcus sp. KORDI-100 genome contains:
- a CDS encoding DUF1643 domain-containing protein, with the translated sequence MSEAGSDAGFSADGHYRWWLRRSWPGGHGTLLFIGLNPSAADDRRDDPTLRRLIGFGRGWGYSALVVLNLFARISASPAVLRRVQDPIGAANDLELKGWCGRWASQASIDLWCGWGGSGSCRGRDQEVLAWLDLLRRERQRRCPAASSPLCIGLTRSGQPRHPLYAPADRTLRPFIWAGAESIGHPEGTPQALLQR